The Xanthomonas sontii genome contains a region encoding:
- a CDS encoding alpha-glucuronidase family glycosyl hydrolase, whose amino-acid sequence MRCQWMACAAMVLMVCAGSLRAEDGAALWLRYLPSQGAARADGDTHLDEVVAPARTPTQRVARDELVRGLTGLLGRAPAMRAGASSDHAVVLGTPQSSPALAPFREEIAALGEEGYLLKRVRIDGHAVLLVGARRDIGVLYGVFHLLRLLQTGASLDALDVRESPRIRLRVLDHWDDLDGHVERGYAGRSLWDWQSLPEWRDPRYTDYARANASIGINGTVLNNVNANAQSLAPAYLAKAAALADVFRPYGIRVYLSARFSAPIEVGGLKTADPHDPAVQRWWRDKAAEIYARIPDFGGVLVKANSEGQPGPQDYGRSHADGANLLADALAPHGGVVMWRAFVYAHDVPVDRAMQAYTEFVGLDGAFRPNVIVQVKNGPIDFQPREPFHPLFGAMPRTPLMLEVQITKEYLGFATHLVYLGPLYEDVLQSDTHARGAGSTVADVVDGTLEGHVLTGIAGVANIGNDRTWSGSHFDQANWYAFGRLAWNPHQSARAIASDWVAMTFSPAPEVVQPIVGMMMGSREAAVNYMTPLGLHHLMARGHHYGPGPWVDGGPRADWTAVYYHRADRDGIGFDRTAHGSNAVSQYAPDVAAVYGDTTRVPESLLLWFHHVPWDHRMASGRPLWDELVGRYALGVRQVQTMQATWDGLRGKVDAERHAQVAAFLRIQLREAQWWRDASVAYFQSVSGRPLPAGEAAPPHPLAWYQDLQFPSAPGDGR is encoded by the coding sequence ATGCGGTGTCAGTGGATGGCATGCGCTGCCATGGTGCTGATGGTCTGCGCGGGCAGCCTGCGCGCGGAGGACGGCGCAGCGCTGTGGCTGCGTTACCTGCCCTCGCAAGGCGCCGCACGTGCGGATGGCGACACGCACCTGGACGAGGTGGTGGCGCCGGCGCGGACGCCGACGCAGCGCGTGGCGCGCGACGAGCTGGTGCGTGGCCTCACCGGCCTGCTGGGGCGCGCCCCGGCGATGCGTGCGGGCGCAAGCAGCGATCACGCGGTGGTACTGGGCACGCCACAGTCGTCGCCAGCGCTTGCGCCATTTCGCGAGGAGATCGCGGCGCTGGGCGAGGAGGGCTACCTGCTCAAGCGCGTCCGCATCGATGGGCACGCGGTGCTGCTGGTGGGCGCACGCCGCGATATCGGCGTGCTGTATGGGGTGTTCCATCTGCTGCGCCTGCTGCAGACCGGCGCGTCGCTCGACGCGCTCGATGTGCGCGAGTCGCCACGGATCCGGCTGCGCGTGCTCGACCATTGGGACGACCTGGACGGCCATGTCGAGCGCGGTTATGCCGGCCGCTCGTTGTGGGACTGGCAGAGCCTGCCGGAGTGGCGCGACCCGCGCTACACCGACTACGCGCGCGCCAATGCCTCGATCGGCATCAACGGCACCGTGCTGAACAACGTCAACGCCAATGCGCAGAGCCTGGCGCCGGCCTACCTCGCCAAGGCCGCGGCGCTGGCGGACGTGTTCCGGCCCTACGGCATCCGCGTGTACCTCAGCGCACGCTTCAGCGCACCCATCGAAGTGGGCGGGTTGAAGACCGCCGATCCGCACGACCCGGCCGTGCAGCGCTGGTGGCGCGACAAGGCCGCCGAGATCTACGCGCGCATTCCGGATTTCGGCGGCGTCCTGGTCAAGGCCAATTCGGAAGGTCAGCCCGGCCCGCAGGACTATGGCCGTTCGCACGCCGACGGCGCCAACCTGCTGGCCGATGCGCTGGCGCCGCACGGCGGCGTGGTGATGTGGCGGGCCTTCGTCTACGCCCACGACGTGCCGGTGGACCGCGCCATGCAGGCCTACACCGAGTTCGTCGGCCTCGACGGCGCCTTCCGCCCGAACGTGATCGTGCAGGTCAAGAACGGGCCCATCGACTTCCAGCCGCGCGAGCCCTTCCATCCGCTGTTCGGCGCGATGCCGCGCACGCCGCTGATGCTGGAGGTGCAGATCACCAAGGAGTACCTCGGCTTCGCCACGCACCTGGTGTACCTGGGGCCGCTGTACGAGGACGTGCTGCAATCCGACACCCATGCCCGCGGCGCGGGATCCACGGTGGCGGACGTGGTGGATGGCACATTGGAAGGCCATGTCCTGACCGGCATCGCCGGCGTCGCCAACATCGGCAACGACCGCACCTGGAGCGGCTCGCACTTCGACCAGGCCAACTGGTACGCCTTCGGCCGCCTGGCCTGGAATCCGCACCAATCCGCCCGCGCCATCGCCTCGGACTGGGTGGCGATGACGTTCTCGCCGGCACCGGAGGTGGTGCAGCCCATCGTCGGGATGATGATGGGCTCGCGCGAGGCCGCGGTGAACTACATGACCCCGCTGGGCCTGCACCACCTGATGGCGCGCGGCCACCACTACGGTCCCGGCCCCTGGGTGGACGGCGGCCCGCGCGCGGACTGGACCGCGGTGTACTACCACCGCGCCGATCGCGATGGCATCGGTTTCGATCGCACTGCGCATGGCAGCAATGCGGTGAGCCAGTACGCGCCGGACGTGGCGGCAGTGTATGGCGACACGACGCGGGTGCCCGAGTCGCTGCTGCTGTGGTTCCACCACGTGCCGTGGGACCACCGCATGGCCTCCGGACGACCGTTGTGGGACGAACTGGTCGGCCGCTATGCGCTGGGCGTGCGCCAGGTGCAGACCATGCAGGCCACCTGGGATGGGCTGCGCGGCAAGGTGGACGCCGAGCGGCATGCGCAGGTGGCGGCGTTCCTGCGCATCCAGCTGCGCGAAGCGCAGTGGTGGCGCGATGCCAGCGTGGCGTACTTCCAGTCGGTCAGCGGGCGACCGTTGCCCGCGGGCGAAGCCGCGCCACCGCACCCGTTGGCCTGGTACCAGGACCTGCAGTTTCCCTCCGCACCGGGAGATGGACGATGA
- a CDS encoding sialate O-acetylesterase produces MKPTMWRGWLLAAALGCCATPCMAQDAAPPLLHPLFQDHAVLQRDRPLPVWGDAAPGATVSVTFARQSVSARADAGGRWRATFKRVAAGGPYDMTVRAGLARQVVRDVLVGDVWLCSGQSNMELPVWRALDASRELAAVAEPSIRLFTVPKAAAVAPQDAFAAAVAWQPAAPDTVREFSAACFYFARELQKTVKVPMGLIQSAWGGARIEAWTSADALRAQGGMDEALDVLALSATDPIAASARWGRHWQQWWTTRAVARPADTPWQPGTGGTGWQDAPEALGAWERWGVPALADYNGMVWYRTQVTLTAAQAAQDARLVLGPVDETDMTWVNGVAVGSQNAPSDPRRYALPPGLLKAGSNTVVVNVLDTYGEGGLAGPASAHAVQLDAGTRIVLDAHWQYRVAPDPQSPPLAPWHAASGMSTLYNGMIAPLGRYGLRGMLWYQGESNTGEGAAYATRLRGLRDDWRGQFGAKMPLLVVQLAGYGLPPQAPVESGWAQVREAQRRVAAEDPHSGLAVAIDIGDAYDIHPPNKQELGRRLARAARHVVYGERALAPSGPRPRTAARTQGAVRIVFDDVDGRLVTTGASGPIGFELCDAQAQRCTYADAALDGRTVVLRSPQVAAAARVRYCWADGPVCTLRDRSGAPAGPFELALSEGVH; encoded by the coding sequence ATGAAGCCGACCATGTGGAGGGGCTGGCTGCTGGCGGCGGCCTTGGGATGCTGCGCCACGCCCTGCATGGCACAAGACGCGGCGCCACCGCTGTTGCATCCGCTGTTCCAGGATCACGCGGTGTTGCAGCGCGACCGGCCGCTGCCGGTGTGGGGCGACGCCGCGCCGGGTGCCACGGTGTCGGTGACCTTTGCGCGGCAGTCGGTCAGCGCGCGTGCCGACGCCGGTGGCCGCTGGCGTGCCACGTTCAAGCGGGTCGCCGCGGGCGGTCCTTACGACATGACCGTGCGCGCGGGACTGGCGCGCCAGGTCGTGCGCGATGTGCTGGTGGGCGATGTGTGGCTGTGTTCCGGGCAGTCGAACATGGAGCTGCCGGTGTGGCGCGCGCTGGATGCGAGCCGCGAACTGGCCGCGGTCGCCGAGCCCAGCATCCGTCTGTTCACCGTGCCCAAGGCCGCGGCGGTCGCGCCGCAGGATGCGTTCGCGGCTGCGGTCGCATGGCAACCCGCGGCGCCGGACACGGTGCGCGAGTTTTCGGCCGCGTGCTTCTACTTCGCACGCGAACTGCAGAAGACGGTCAAGGTGCCGATGGGGCTGATCCAGTCGGCCTGGGGCGGTGCGCGGATCGAGGCCTGGACCAGCGCCGACGCCCTGCGTGCGCAGGGTGGCATGGACGAGGCGCTGGACGTGCTGGCGCTGTCTGCCACCGACCCCATCGCGGCGAGCGCACGCTGGGGCCGGCATTGGCAGCAATGGTGGACCACGCGCGCCGTTGCCAGGCCGGCCGATACGCCATGGCAGCCCGGCACTGGCGGCACCGGGTGGCAGGACGCGCCAGAGGCGCTCGGCGCATGGGAGCGCTGGGGCGTGCCGGCGCTGGCCGACTACAACGGCATGGTCTGGTACCGCACGCAGGTCACCCTGACCGCCGCGCAGGCGGCGCAGGACGCACGGCTGGTGCTGGGGCCGGTCGACGAAACCGACATGACCTGGGTCAACGGCGTGGCCGTGGGCAGCCAGAACGCGCCAAGCGATCCGCGCCGGTATGCGCTTCCGCCCGGCCTGTTGAAAGCGGGCAGCAACACGGTGGTCGTCAACGTGCTGGATACCTACGGCGAGGGCGGGCTGGCAGGCCCGGCGAGCGCCCATGCCGTGCAGTTGGACGCCGGCACGCGGATCGTCCTAGATGCGCATTGGCAGTATCGGGTCGCCCCCGATCCACAGTCCCCGCCGCTGGCGCCGTGGCACGCGGCCTCCGGCATGTCGACCTTGTACAACGGCATGATCGCGCCGTTGGGGCGTTACGGGCTGCGCGGCATGCTGTGGTATCAGGGCGAATCCAACACCGGCGAGGGCGCGGCCTATGCGACGCGGTTGCGTGGCTTGCGCGACGACTGGCGCGGGCAGTTCGGCGCAAAGATGCCGCTGCTGGTGGTGCAGCTCGCCGGCTACGGCCTGCCGCCGCAGGCCCCAGTGGAGAGCGGCTGGGCGCAGGTGCGCGAGGCGCAGCGCCGCGTGGCCGCGGAAGACCCGCACAGCGGCCTCGCGGTGGCCATCGACATCGGCGATGCCTACGACATCCATCCGCCGAACAAGCAGGAACTGGGGCGGCGCCTGGCGCGGGCGGCGCGCCACGTGGTCTACGGCGAACGCGCGCTGGCGCCGTCCGGCCCGAGGCCACGCACGGCAGCGCGCACGCAGGGCGCCGTGCGCATCGTGTTCGACGACGTCGACGGCCGCCTGGTCACGACCGGGGCGAGCGGCCCCATCGGCTTCGAACTCTGCGATGCCCAGGCGCAGCGCTGTACCTATGCCGACGCGGCGCTGGACGGGCGCACCGTCGTCCTGCGCAGTCCCCAGGTAGCCGCCGCCGCACGCGTGCGCTACTGCTGGGCCGATGGCCCGGTCTGCACGCTGCGCGACCGTTCCGGTGCGCCGGCAGGACCGTTCGAACTCGCACTGTCCGAAGGAGTTCACTGA
- a CDS encoding glycoside hydrolase family 43 protein: MRPLLATAVLLLSAALQPLWAAPAPPVYFDWFDYAGRDAAFDSPLPAGHYRNPILAGFHADPSIVRANGRFYLVNSSFTYFPGIPVFESVDLVHWKQVGNVIDRPTQVDFDGLSVSRGIFAPAISYHDGVFYVVTTAVDSGGNFIATARDPAGPWSDPHWLPGIGGIDPSLFFDADGRVYLLNNDVPPGAPRYDGHRAIWMQQLDLATFTPVGPRKVLIDGGVEPAKNPIWIEGPHLYRRDGWYYLSDAEGGTGPQHSQVVLRSRDVWGPYQPYAGNPILTQRDLPDARPLPIANAGHADIVEGPDGSWWAVFLASRTYDVRHYNTGRETYLLPVQWRDGWPVILPAGQAIPYAVKAPSWMQGEASQAPSTGNFVERDEFDAPTLGRGWLRVRVPKQDWADLGTRPGSLAVHPLPENLDTLRNPAFLGRRQQHLRFEASTAMTRPEAGVAAGLAAFQNEDWWYFLGVRRVGRDRVVVFLEARAGKGATRTIASREVDASTSLRLKIAGDAGTYAFAFDAGTGQGWQTLADDVDGTVLSTDRAGGFVGTLLGPFARDERASRSKR, translated from the coding sequence ATGCGCCCGTTGCTCGCCACGGCCGTCCTGCTGTTGTCCGCTGCGCTGCAGCCGCTGTGGGCCGCGCCCGCACCGCCGGTCTATTTCGACTGGTTCGACTACGCCGGGCGCGACGCAGCCTTCGATTCGCCGCTGCCGGCCGGGCATTACCGCAATCCGATCCTGGCCGGCTTCCACGCCGACCCCAGCATCGTGCGCGCGAACGGGCGGTTCTATCTGGTCAATTCCAGCTTCACATACTTCCCGGGCATTCCGGTGTTCGAGAGCGTGGATCTGGTGCACTGGAAACAGGTCGGCAACGTGATCGACCGGCCGACGCAAGTCGACTTCGATGGCCTGAGCGTGTCGCGCGGCATCTTCGCGCCGGCCATTTCCTATCACGACGGCGTGTTCTACGTGGTCACCACGGCCGTCGACAGCGGCGGCAACTTCATCGCCACCGCGCGCGATCCCGCTGGCCCCTGGTCGGATCCGCACTGGCTGCCGGGCATCGGCGGCATCGATCCGTCGCTGTTCTTCGACGCCGACGGCCGCGTCTACCTGCTCAACAACGACGTGCCGCCCGGCGCGCCGCGCTACGACGGCCACCGCGCGATCTGGATGCAGCAACTCGACCTGGCGACCTTCACCCCGGTGGGGCCGCGCAAGGTGCTGATCGACGGCGGCGTCGAGCCGGCAAAGAATCCGATCTGGATCGAGGGGCCGCACCTGTATCGACGCGACGGCTGGTACTACCTCTCCGATGCCGAGGGCGGCACCGGGCCGCAGCATTCGCAGGTGGTGCTGCGCAGCCGCGACGTGTGGGGGCCTTACCAGCCGTATGCGGGCAATCCGATCCTCACTCAGCGCGACCTGCCCGACGCTAGGCCGCTGCCGATCGCCAACGCCGGGCATGCGGATATTGTGGAAGGGCCCGACGGGTCCTGGTGGGCGGTGTTCCTGGCCAGCCGCACCTACGACGTGCGCCACTACAACACCGGGCGCGAGACCTACCTGCTGCCGGTGCAGTGGCGCGACGGCTGGCCGGTGATCCTGCCGGCCGGGCAGGCCATCCCGTATGCGGTCAAGGCACCGTCGTGGATGCAGGGCGAGGCGTCGCAGGCGCCGTCCACCGGCAACTTCGTCGAGCGCGATGAGTTCGATGCGCCGACGCTTGGCCGCGGCTGGTTGCGCGTGCGTGTGCCCAAGCAGGACTGGGCGGACCTGGGCACGCGTCCGGGCAGCCTGGCCGTGCATCCGCTGCCGGAGAACCTGGACACCTTGCGCAACCCCGCCTTCCTGGGGCGCCGCCAGCAGCATTTGCGGTTCGAGGCCAGCACCGCAATGACGCGCCCCGAAGCGGGCGTGGCGGCCGGGCTGGCGGCGTTCCAGAACGAGGACTGGTGGTATTTCCTTGGCGTACGCCGCGTGGGCCGCGATCGCGTGGTGGTGTTCCTCGAAGCGCGCGCGGGCAAGGGCGCGACCAGAACCATTGCCAGTCGCGAAGTGGACGCGTCCACGTCGCTGCGTCTGAAGATCGCCGGCGACGCCGGCACGTATGCGTTCGCGTTCGACGCCGGCACGGGGCAGGGCTGGCAGACCCTCGCCGACGACGTCGACGGAACCGTGTTGAGTACGGATCGTGCAGGCGGCTTCGTGGGCACCCTGCTCGGTCCTTTCGCGCGCGACGAGCGTGCCTCCAGGAGCAAACGATGA